The nucleotide window CGCTACACGCTGTGAGAACCCCCAAATAACTCTTTGACAGTGCTGCTTGACTTGGCTCATGCCCCACGACCACCTCCGGGTACTGGCCCACCCGCTGCGCCTGCGCATCCTGTCGTTGCTGACGGGAGCGGCCCTGAGTGCGGCCGAGGCGGCCCGCGAACTCGGCGAGACGCAGGCCAACGTCAGCTACCACATCCGCCGCCTGCACGACGCGGGCCTGCTGGAGGTCGCGGAGGAGGTCCGGATCCGCGGCGGCCGGGCCAAGCGCTACCGCCACGAGCCGGACTCGGGCAAGCACCTGACGACCCGCGCCCCGGGCGAGGAGAAGCTCCTGACGAAGGCGATCGCGAACGAGCTGCTGCGGCGCGCGGAGGCGCGGGTCGCCGAGCGTCCGGCGTCGTTGACGGACGCGGAGCTGTGGGTGGACCCGCAGTTGTGGGCGCGGCTGCTGGAGAAGGCGACGGAGCTGAGCGAGGAGCTGCACGCGGCGGCCCGGCCGCCACGGACGCCGGGCACGGTGCGGGTCAGCGCGAGCGTGGCGCTGTTCGAGCTGGGGAGCGCTTCGTGACCAGCCCACTCCTCGCCCCGCTGCGGGAAGCCCGGTTCCGCGCCCTCGTCGCCGGGCGGAGCCTGGGCGACTTCGGCAACGCCGTGGCGCCCTTCGCGCTCGCCTTCGCCGTCGTCGACCTCACCGGGTCCGCCGTCGACCTCGGGATCGTCGTCGGGGCCCGGTCGATCGCCAACGTTCTCCTGCTCCTCTTCGGCGGCATGCTCGCCGACCGGCTGCCGCGGTCGGTCATCCTGCAGGGCACTGAAACCGCCGCCGCGCTCACGCAGGGCGCCATCGCCGCGAGTGTCCTCTGTGGATTCGCCTCGGTCCCGCTGCTGGCCGGGCTCGGGATCGTCAACGGCGCCGTCTCGGCCATCTCGCTGCCCGCCGCCGCCTCGCTCACGCCGTCGACCGTTCCGTCGTCCTTGCTCGCCCAGGCGAACGCCCTGGTCCGGCTGCTGTCCAACGTCGGCCGCATCGCCGGGGCCGGGGTGGCCGGGGTGCTCGTCGCCTTCGCCGGGT belongs to Amycolatopsis tolypomycina and includes:
- a CDS encoding helix-turn-helix domain-containing protein, with protein sequence MPHDHLRVLAHPLRLRILSLLTGAALSAAEAARELGETQANVSYHIRRLHDAGLLEVAEEVRIRGGRAKRYRHEPDSGKHLTTRAPGEEKLLTKAIANELLRRAEARVAERPASLTDAELWVDPQLWARLLEKATELSEELHAAARPPRTPGTVRVSASVALFELGSAS